The following nucleotide sequence is from Lepus europaeus isolate LE1 chromosome 16, mLepTim1.pri, whole genome shotgun sequence.
gaggggggtgctggCACACAACAACTTCTTCCTTCCTTGGACTTGGGAAGATGATAACTCCTAGCCAGCATCTGGCTGAGTCACGCGGCCAGCCTCAGCAGTGTGTTCTCTTTCATCACTGTCCCACAGAGACTTTATTCTGTTATGTCACTTTTCTGCTGAAAATTTCTGTCACTTCTGTGCCCTAGAAATGTAGTCCttcctgttttcaattttttaaaaaagatgtatttatttacttgaaaggcagagagagagagagagagagaagaagaagaaaaaaaagaaagaaaaggaaggaaggaaggaaggaaggaaggaaggaaggaaggaaggaaggaaggaaggaaggaagggtgggtcttcaatctgctggttcactccccagatggctgcaacagtcagtgctgggccaggctgaagagtttcattctggtctcccacgtggtgcaggggcacaaacacttgggccatcttctgatccttttctcatgccattagcagggagcaccagaactccaaccagagcccatatcggatactggtattgcaggcggcagctttacccattatgccacaaagctggcctgtttttgtttttgttttgtatccTCCTGTGACTGAAGTCCATGTGCTTCCCACTATTCAGTTGTCTTCTGGGTGTCTGTTTAATCATATTTTGTATAATCTTATTATCATCACAACTTTTTTTGAGTTGGATAATTTTATTAGTGTTTTGCTTGAGTCATACATTTCAAACATTTTACATCAAATAACAATGAATaactcataagttttagttactGTTCCAAGTATCTTATGTGAAAAAACATTCTACAACAAAGCTCTGTGTTGTGATGAGGATAGTGAAATCCAGGAAAATGAAGTGATTTGGTCAAGGTCACACACATGAGCAGTGGGGAAACCACAGTTCAAGCCTGGGCAGCCTGCCTCCAGCACCTGGGCTACTGACCACTGCACCACACAGCTTGTGTTAGTTTCGTGTTGCTGCACTAACAGATGACTGGGGACATGACAGCTTAAAAGAACTCGTTTATCCTCTTACTGTTCTAGAAGTTGGAAGATTGAAGTAGGCTtaataataaaactgaaattaaaagtaaTGTACTTTCCCTGGGTCTGTGAGTCATTCTATAGAATAGTCAACACTTAGGGAGGGTTATATTGCTCCCAGCATCTTTAACTTATTTGCATCTGCAAAATCCctgtacaacttttttttttattactcttTTGATGTTTCTGTGAAAatctggaaaatgtttatttttatttttgagatagcatacttttaatttacattatagtcaagagcttaattctccactaagtagagttcaacaaagaataaaaagacCACAGTTGGAAATAAGTAGTATTTCTTCTTTGAAAGATATCATGTGGATTTTCAAATGAATCATCAAGAAATGGCATCTGGGCTGACTGGAaatcaatattcatttatttgtattgaCAGTGGAAAAGATAAGCTGATTACAAAGCTGCAGAGTTGAATATGTGTGACCTAATGTTAGTTGCTAAGGACTTTCCCATGGGTgtttttctgagttttatttcAACCGAGGCTTAATGGGTTCTTGATAATCTGAAAAGATGACTGGCGTTGGAATTGGCAAGAGAATCCACCACAGTCTACAGCACTTCCATCTTCTCCGGCAGCCACCAAtttcatcttctgttactttgcAGATGTCTCTCCTGCACGTGCCCGACAGATTGAGACAATGGCTTTCAGCAGCACCCAAACCGCTTCTCACTGCAGAAAAAAGTCAGTGAGACAGGCGGCCTATGAATGAAATGTAAAACCTTTAACACTTTTAAGCAAGAGACTGGAATAATTCTGGTATGGGCATTTCTATGTGGCAAAAAGAAGCTGGACAAAGGAGCTGTCCAGCTGCTCCATCACTCTGACCCCATGttcattctctttcttctttacaCAACTGCTCAAGCACTAACAAACTCTTCCTCAATTTTCTTATAAATTCTTGGCAAGTCTAATTAGGCACCACAAAGAACTTTGGCGAGTATCAAACTGAAACAGCAAAGGTATGGGCAAATGATGTGTCCTAAATACAGTACATTCTTCATTACTTTATTCCTTTACATGGATTTGCAAGTGTCTATTCATCAGACGGTCTTCTTTGTACTTTGGTTAGAACAATGAAAAACGGCAGCAATGTTTTTTCAAGAGAAACTTATAGTCAGTGTAGAAAATttgataatacaaaaatagactGAGAAGTCAGAATGtgtaaagtgcttagaacaaAAGAATACAATAAGAGGCTAGATAAGGCCTGGCGTTGATAACATGGATGGAAAAATGTTATGAGAAAGTAGTCTTTGGATTAATATCTAAATGGTGAGAATGAAAAAGATAAGCAAATGTTTCAGTGAAAGCACTTTAGCCATATAGAATAGCAAGAGCAGGTTCCCTTGCTTAGTTTATTTGAAGAACAGATAAGAGACCTGTGCTTATAGAGCATACTGGAaaaggaatacttttttttttttaatgaggtaaAGTAAAACATAGGATCAAGGCAATGTATAGCATGTAGATGATGTTAATCTTGCATATTCACAATCTAATGTGGCGATTACCTTGATTCAGCCCCCCCTAATGATCATATGGCTAATTATTCTTTTTAGAATGCTTACTGTTCCACCTTTTTCATCtccttctttttccctctccatttAGGGATGAAGTGATGGCTTCCTTAAAAAACATCGTGCAGTTATTTAGTTGTGGTGCTAATCTACTCTAAGctaataattctttttcaaaagttgtttatttaattgacaaggaaataatttttatatatttatggtatacaTAATGTTTTCAACGCAGTTATATTTTGTGgagtgactaaatcaagctaacatatgtgaatttttcatatattttcctttttttagtaatggtaacacttaaaatatattctcataattttcaaatatgcaatactttaatttcttttgcttGGATTTCACTTATTATAatttcatccatgttgctgctaatgacaggattttcttctttttaaaggctgtatAGTATTTTACATGCCATATTTTCCCtacccattcatccattgatgaatACGTTGGCTGCCTCCATACCTTGGCTATTTTGaacaatgctgcaatgaacataagaCTGCAGAGTGTTcatagatctttgacatcctgaTATCACTTCCTTTGAATATATACTCAGAAGTGGGATTTCTGAGTTATAAGAATTTTTGCAGAAACATTAAACTTTTCAAGGATATTTTAAGCTGTTTTTCTTAAGGTtgacactaatttacattcccacagacACTATTTTAGCGTTCCCATTtctccttgccaacatttattatCTTTGTCTATTTGATAATTATcattctaacaggtgtgagaAAGATTTCATTACCactttaatttgaatttcccttATGATTATCTAGTGACATTGAATTTGTTCATACACCTTttgaccatttgtatgtcttcctttaggAAATGCCTGTTGAGATCCTTTGGCCATTTTTAAATTAGGTTGTTTTCTCACTATTAAGTTGTGTgagtttctcatctttttttaataaaccactcaaagaattattttacttttatttgaaatacaagcaTATCAAAATCAGGGTGATTACTAGAAGAGACAAAAGTaaagcaaatacataaatatgaagACCAAACAACATAAGGGTAGACAAACCTCACATCCCTCCTTGATTTTaggtatttatatttttcctaaAGCACAGAaccttaatcttttaaaaaaattttgttttgagatGCAAAGATACTGTGAGAGGGGGGTGTGtttcccactcactggttcacttctcaaatacccgCCATAGCCTCTAGTCAAAgttggaagccagaaactcaatccaggtcacttatacatttttgtattaatttctgagcAGATGAATGGTTCCTTAACGTTTTCACCTAATCTGTAGGCTGCTTCTTCACTTTGTAGATCGTTTCATTTTCCTATTCAAAAGCATTTTCACTTGATGGAATCTCATCAGTCTTTTCTTGCTTTGGCTGTCTGTGATTTTGGAGTCATAATAAAAAAATGATTGCCCAGGCCAATGAAATGGAGtttttctcctatattttttGCTAtgcttgtatttcaaataaaagtaaaataattctttgagtggtttattaaaaaaagatgagaaactcACACAACTTAATAGTGAGAAAACAACCTAATTTAAAAATGGCCAAAGGATCTCAACAGGCATTTcctaaaggaagacatacaaatggccaaaaggtgTATGAACAAATTCAATGTCACTACATAATCATAAGGGAAATTCAGTGTAAGAGTCAGATCTTACACTGAAGCCCATAACCCACTTGCTTTCATTTTTGTGTAGACAGAAGGAGTCCAGattcatttttcttcatgtggacattctattttctcatttctatttcttattgAAGAAATGGTTTGTTCTTCCCCATTATGTGCTCTTGGCAtctttgttgaaaataaattgaCCGTATGTGCACAGATCCATTTGTAAGTTCTCAATTCTCTTTCATtacttgctctgtgtgtgtgcttttatgtcagtaccatgctgttcgATACAACAGCTTTGTAATAGATTATGAAATGAGGCAGCATAACTCCTCttgttgtgttctttttcctCAAGATTGCTTTGTATATTAGGGCCCTTTTGTGGCTACATATGAACtttaggaatttttttctaattctgtgaaaaaCGTCATTGAGATTTTTATAGGGATTGCACTGATTATatctcattttgtgtgtgtgtttgactttTTAAGATAatgtgtttttctatttatttgtatcttcttcaatttctttcactgatattttatatttttcagtgaaCTAAATTCATTCCTGTgtactttttttcaaagatttatttatttatttgaaagtcagaattgcgcagagagagaaggaaaagcaaagaaagagagagaggttttccatctgctggttcactccccaattggctacaacagccagaactgctccgatccaaagccaggagccaggagcttcctccgggtcttcccatgtgggtgcaggggcccaaggacttgggccaatatcaacttctttcccaggctctagcagagagctggatcggaagtggagcagccggttctcgaaccggtgcacatatgggatgccagcactgcaggcaagcactgcagctttacctgctaagccacagcaccagccctgacctGAGTATTTTTTGTACCTAGCGTAAATAAGATTATTCTCTGGggctgttttaaaaatagatcaaTTAGTATCAGAAAAAGCTacttatttttgtatgttaattttgtatCTTGCAGTTCtactgaattatttttaagatcaAACCATTTTTTGGGTTAGGgttttatatgtataatattatGCAACCTTCAAATAGagataattttgttgttgttgttgttttggatggcttttttttttctttatcttgttgATTGCTCTGTTCAAGACATATACAATTAAGTTAAATAGAAGTGGTAACAGTGAATATTTTTGTCTTGCTCCTGATCATGTATGTAAAGATTTCACCTTCTCACTATTTAGTACGATATTAACTTGACAGATATGATCTTCACTGCATTAGCATTTCTATATGCcttgtttatttagttttttttcatGATAGACTCTTAAATTTTCTCAATGCTATTTAGGTATCTACTGAGATTGTCACGTGCCTTTTTCCCATCATTCTGTAATTAcagtatatcacatttattgatttgaatgtgttgaaccatctctgggtaaatcccacttgaacACAGTGAATGGTCCATTCAGTGTGCTGTTGAATCTAGTTtactagcattttgttgaggtcTTCTGTCATTGTTTACCAGGGATATTggcctatattttcttttcttgtagtgTCCTTCTCTGgctttgatatcttttttttttttttttttttttttttggagaacttTAAAAGGATGATTAttcggagctggtgctgtggtataattggtaaagccgctacctgcagtgcctgcatcccatatgggcgccagttcaagtcccagatgttccacttccaatccagctctctgctatggcctgggaaagcagtagaaattggcccaagtccttaggcccctgcacccacgtgggagacacggaagaagctccagtctcctggctttggatcagctcagctctagccattgaggccatttggggagtgaaccagacctccctctctctttctctctctctctctctgcctctctgtaactctgcctttcaaataaataatctttaaaaaaaaatggttgattattgtttcttctttaaatgttcagTAGAATTCAATAGGGAAGCTGTGAGGTGCTAGGTGTTTCTTTGatgcaatattttttattattcaatttccttattgattttggGTCTTTTAATATATTGTTTTTTTCCCTCCTGACTTAATCTTGGTAATTTGTATGCCTCTAGGaattcatccatttcttctagatttcccatttGTTGGCATATTATTGCTAATTTTCTCTtattgtcttctttatttctgtagtaCCATAGTAATGTcttatttcttgtttgtttgtttttctctttttaacttgATTAGACTACTTAAAGTTTTTCCCATTGTGTCTTTTCATAAAAATCAACTTTGGTTGactttttgtattgtttttctagtctctttcatttcttttttgttctttgttattttctttcttctacaaATTATGGATGTACTTTGTCCTTCTTTTCCTAACTGAGTTGTAACAACAGGTTTTTAATTTGGGATCTTTCTTCTTCTATTTGATACAGGCCTTTGTTGCTCTGAACTTTCCATGTAGAACTACTTTTAATGCATCATGTAAGTATTAGTATGCTGCAtttatgtatttctatttttgcttatttcaagatatttttcaaCCAACCTTTTAATTTCTCAGCAGCATATTGATTTCCACATATTTCTGAATAATTcctcttgttttttatttctaattttataccATTATGGTTGTAAAAGTCAACTCATAATCTGTCTTTTTAAGTTTGCTCAGACTTCTTTTGTGGCCTAACAAATTATGTATCCTGCAAAATGTCGATGTGCCCttgataaaaatttatattctgctactATCAGAGGTGGCTGTGGATAGTAGCATTCTCATTTTCTACCTTATGATGGTGGCAGGTTAAAGATAAGGAAGAGT
It contains:
- the LOC133775081 gene encoding beta-defensin 109-like — its product is MELSLERTYPLYDIGQNPFIHPAIETAFVKVTNNLRVAGSSGHFPCNLTSPIIVIEHKWSLVRSGLGAAESHCLNLSGTCRRDICKVTEDEIGGCRRRWKCCRLWWILLPIPTPVIFSDYQEPIKPRLK